In Aspergillus luchuensis IFO 4308 DNA, chromosome 1, nearly complete sequence, the following are encoded in one genomic region:
- a CDS encoding putative heme/steroid binding domain protein (COG:E;~EggNog:ENOG410PJXB;~InterPro:IPR036400,IPR001199;~PFAM:PF00173;~TransMembrane:1 (i41-59o)) gives MSSELRQRQKPTPSKPSKTTNKSSSSSSSSSPKNGISILDIIRVLATLLIASCGLSYYMTSSESILWNYRPWFTRWPVLVRYIQGPLLLTPAELSLYNGTDPTLPIYLSINGTIYDVSANPLVYGAGGHYNFFTGRDATRAFVTGCFKEDLTPDMRGVEEMFIPIDDPEEEKRLTNGQRKVRREQDLRIAKQRIHKAVAHWMGFFANHKKYYEVGKVVGLEEVVKREEEEGVKRELCTAARQQRMTREQVEKAKGGK, from the exons ATGTCCTCCGAACTCCGCCAACGCCAAAAACCAACCCCATCCAAACCCTCCAAAACCACCAacaaatcctcctcatcatcatcatcctcatcacccaaAAATGGCATCTCCATCCTAGACATCATCCGTGTGCTGGCCACACTCCTAATCGCCTCGTGCGGTCTCTCCTACTACATGACCTCATCCGAATCCATCCTCTGGAACTACCGACCCTGGTTCACCCGTTGGCCAGTCCTAGTCCGCTACATC CAAGGCCCCCTCCTCCTAACCCCCGCCGAACTCTCCCTCTACAACGGCACGGACCCCACCCTGCCCATCTACCTCTCCATCAACGGCACCATCTACGACGTATCCGCGAACCCGCTCGTCTACGGCGCCGGCGGCCACTACAACTTCTTCACGGGGCGGGATGCGACGCGCGCCTTCGTGACGGGATGCTTCAAGGAAGATCTCACGCCTGATATGCGCGGCGTCGAGGAGATGTTCATCCCGATCGATGAtcccgaggaggagaagcgatTGACTAATGGGCAGAGGAAGGTGCGGAGAGAGCAGGATTTGAGGATCGCTAAGCAGAGGATTCATAAGGCCGTGGCGCATTGGATGGGGTTCTTTGCGAATCATAAGAAGTATTATGAGGTCGGGAAGGTCGTGGGACtcgaggaggtggtgaagagggaagaggaggagggcgttAAGAGGGAGCTTTGTACGGCTGCGAGGCAgcagaggatgacgagggaGCAGGttgagaaggcgaagggGGGGAAATAG
- a CDS encoding 40S ribosomal eS25 domain-containing protein (BUSCO:EOG09265SHL;~COG:J;~EggNog:ENOG410PQUS;~InterPro:IPR004977;~PFAM:PF03297), whose protein sequence is MYSRPLYSSTAYYTIKHTLYKEVPGLRVHPHVTLSHPPLEFRTWALKLQTVRSVVQLSSVEQLHQTVKMAPTRKKWSKGKVKDKAQHAVVLEKQTAERLNKDVQSYRLITVATLVDRLKINGSLARQALADLEEKGQIKKVVGHSKMNIYTRAVTAE, encoded by the exons ATGTATAGCAGACCCTTATACTCCAGTACTGCGTACTATACCATCAAGCATACTCTGTATAAAGAGGT CCCAGGGCTTAGGGTTCATCCGCACGTGACGCTGAGTCATCCCCCACTCGAATTTCGCACTTGGGCACTCAAACTTCAGACCGTTCGATCTGTTGTGCAGCTCTCCTCCGTCGAACAGCTACATCAGACAGTCAAAATG GCTCCTACCAGAAAGAAGTGgtccaagggcaagg TCAAGGACAAGGCCCAGCACGCCGTCGTCCTCGAGAAGCAGACCGCTGAGCGTCTCAACAAGGATGTCCAGTCCTACCGTCTGATCACTGTCGCCACTCTGGTCGACCGTCTCAAGATCAACGGCAGCTTGGCCCGCCAGGCCCTTGCTGACcttgaggagaagggacAGATCAAGAAGGTTGTTGGTCACTCCAAGATGAACATCTACA CCCGCGCCGTCACCGCCGAGTAA
- a CDS encoding uncharacterized protein (COG:S;~EggNog:ENOG410PMIA;~InterPro:IPR015943,IPR011044;~go_function: GO:0005515 - protein binding [Evidence IEA]): MDSTGAGVSNTISLSENGDYAAQLNGKDLVIHLDPASPDFKEVQIVKLKELASKSLKFSRSKPVLPSSTHSYAGVSSPGRRVLCSSDSRILVWQLDPLQLLAEIESIEPGATYVDFGGDENEVVFFHAWNTKITVFGLDSGRSQIIKSPKFSNSNGFGYRPKTRQFAVLLKPDAVDLLTIHEFRSYELIGRAVLPTIDAQGLKWSPDGRWIAVWDAASAGTRVLIFTADGQLFRTYSGPSGIDSSLDLGVRGIEWSPVTGQRGVSELLVVGKVDGTVDILKTRTFSCSITLSHVFQIEQNSPSVWRERYAADGDLEYAEASSSSAFGMPVEPSGAPRGVSIMAFSASGTLLGTVDPTRPNIVWIWDLESTPVLLSALVHEHTVRQVVWHHSKTQLLITTANTAYAAVRYWSPYSQPLVTRIPVPRSETGRYEVRWLSFDEDDDSKFWFGTPDDFVLGHLESVEDAPQFKVTTTINGKVKGSSYGPGTSR, translated from the exons ATGGACTCTACCGGAGCAGGGG TCTCAAACACAATCTCTCTATCTGAGAATGGCGACTATGCCGCGCAATTGAATGGCAAAGATCTTGTCATCCATCTGGACCCGGCATCGCCTGATTTTAAAGAGGTACAGATTGTCAAGCTTAAGGAGCTTGCTTCAAAGTCCTTGAAGTTCTCCAGATCCAAGCCTGTTTTACCTTCAAGCACGCACTCCTACGCAGGAGTGAGTTCCCCGGGAAGACGCGTGCTTTGTTCTAGTGATTCACGGATCCTGGTCTGGCAATTGGACCCGTTGCAATTGCTCGCAGAAATCGAAAGCATTGAGCCTGGCGCTACATACGTCGACTTCGGAGGCGATGAGAACGAGGTCGTGTTCTTTCATGCCTGGAACACGAAAATAACAGTTTTCGGATTGGACTCTGGTCGAAGCCAAATCATCAAAAGTCCCAAGTTTTCGAACAGCAATGGCTTCGGTTACCGGCCCAAAACAAGGCAATTTGCTGTTCTTCTGAAGCCGGATGCAGTTGATCTATTGACCATTCACGAATTTCGATCTTACGAGCTCATAGGCCGAGCAGTCTTGCCTACAATAGACGCTCAGGGCCTCAAATGGAGTCCGGACGGGAGATGGATAGCCGTGTGGGATGCTGCGAGTGCGGGCACCAGAGTCCTCATTTTCACGGCTGATGGGCAGCTCTTCAGAACGTATAGTGGCCCCTCGGGCATCGATAGTTCGCTCGACCTCGGCGTTAGAGGGATAGAGTGGAGCCCTGTTACCGGGCAACGCGGTGTGTCAGAGCTTCTGGTTGTTGGAAAGGTCGATGGGACTGTTGACATTCTCAAGACACGAACA TTTTCCTGTTCTATCACACTGTCCCATGTCTTTCAGATAGAGCAGAATTCCCCCAGTGTCTGGCGGGAACGCTATGCAGCTGACGGAGACCTTGAATATGCTGAAGCATCAAGCTCCTCTGCGTTCGGTATGCCAGTCGAGCCATCCGGGGCGCCCCGGGGAGTGTCGATCATGGCCTTTAGCGCCAGCGGGACTCTTCTGGGCACCGTCGATCCGACGCGACCAAACATTGTCTGGATATGGGATTTGGAGAGCACCCCAGTCCTGTTGTCGGCGCTAGTCCACGAACATACTGTTAGACAGGTCGTGTGGCACCATTCCAAGACGCAATTACTTATAACCACAGCGAATACCGCCTACGCTGCTGTTCGGTACTGGTCGCCGTATAGCCAGCCGTTAGTTACGCGCATCCCCGTTCCGCGAAGCGAGACCGGACGATACGAGGTGCGATGGCTGTCtttcgatgaggatgatgattcgAAGTTCTGGTTTGGAACCCCGGACGACTTTGTACTTGGCCACCTTGAGAGTGTCGAAGATGCGCCACAATTCAAGGTTACCACTACCATCAATGGTAAAGTCAAGGGAAGTAGCTACGGACCTGGTACGAGCAGATGA